The proteins below are encoded in one region of Flavobacterium nackdongense:
- a CDS encoding glycoside hydrolase family 2 protein: MKKIILCFALIMVGTIMAQEVPLVTNVFARNNINLNGKWNYVVDPLENGYYDYRLMPFQTNGFFENKKFNTAELQEYDLDTSPLMDIPSDWNSKDNRLFFYEGTVWFKKDFVYKKSASTKGILYFGAVNYDAKVYVNGKLVGNHVGGYTPFNFDVTNVLVDGNNFVVVKVDNKRHKDNVPTVNMDWWNYGGITREVVLSQVPITYIEDYLVQLDKTKEGVISGWVKLNSVVAKQTITLSIPELKIKKQVVTDSNGMAYFELKANPVLWTPESPKLYDISISKFDDSITDAIGFRTIKTVGKEIFLNGKKVFLRGISIHEEAPFRQGRAWSKEDAITLLTWAKELGCNYVRLAHYPHNETMVREAEKMGLMVWSEVPVYWTISWTNTDTYNNAERQLHDMIYRDKNRCAVVIWSIANETPHGDDRDIFLSKLAKYARTQDSTRLISMAMEVTKSNNNINTLKDNMSDFVDVISFNSYLGWYRGTNESCKLMQWVIPYNKPVIISEFGGEALQGLHGDKTKRWTEEYQEELYIQNTQMFDRIDGLAGISPWILVDFKSPRRQLPRIQDFFNRKGLISSSGIKKKAFYVMKDWYKKKEMEYK; the protein is encoded by the coding sequence ATGAAAAAGATTATTTTATGTTTTGCCTTAATTATGGTAGGAACCATTATGGCTCAAGAGGTACCATTAGTAACCAATGTTTTTGCTAGAAATAACATCAACCTGAATGGGAAGTGGAATTATGTTGTTGATCCATTGGAGAATGGTTATTATGACTATCGCTTGATGCCTTTTCAAACCAATGGTTTTTTCGAAAATAAAAAATTTAATACCGCAGAATTACAAGAATATGATCTTGATACTTCGCCTTTAATGGATATTCCTTCAGATTGGAACAGTAAAGACAACAGGTTGTTTTTTTATGAAGGAACTGTGTGGTTTAAGAAGGATTTTGTCTACAAAAAATCGGCTTCAACCAAAGGAATTCTTTATTTTGGAGCAGTTAATTATGATGCCAAAGTTTATGTCAATGGCAAGTTAGTTGGTAACCATGTTGGTGGATATACGCCTTTTAATTTTGATGTAACCAATGTTCTGGTAGATGGAAATAATTTTGTGGTTGTCAAAGTGGATAACAAACGCCATAAAGACAACGTTCCTACCGTAAATATGGATTGGTGGAATTACGGCGGAATTACGCGTGAAGTTGTACTTTCTCAAGTGCCAATTACCTATATTGAAGATTATTTGGTTCAATTAGATAAAACTAAGGAAGGTGTTATTTCAGGATGGGTAAAACTCAACTCAGTCGTTGCAAAACAAACAATAACCCTATCAATTCCGGAGCTCAAAATTAAAAAACAAGTTGTTACGGATTCGAATGGAATGGCTTATTTCGAATTAAAAGCGAATCCTGTTTTATGGACACCTGAATCGCCTAAACTGTATGATATAAGCATTAGCAAATTTGATGATAGTATAACAGATGCTATTGGTTTTAGAACTATTAAAACTGTGGGTAAAGAAATTTTCTTGAATGGGAAAAAAGTTTTCTTGCGCGGTATAAGTATTCACGAAGAGGCTCCTTTCCGCCAAGGAAGAGCTTGGTCTAAAGAAGACGCTATTACTTTATTAACTTGGGCCAAAGAATTGGGCTGTAATTATGTTCGTTTGGCTCATTATCCACACAATGAGACAATGGTGCGTGAAGCAGAAAAAATGGGATTGATGGTTTGGTCGGAAGTTCCTGTTTATTGGACTATTTCTTGGACAAATACAGATACTTATAATAATGCTGAACGCCAATTGCACGACATGATTTATAGAGATAAAAATCGTTGCGCAGTTGTGATTTGGTCTATTGCTAATGAAACTCCACATGGCGATGACCGTGATATATTCTTGAGTAAATTGGCAAAATATGCCCGCACACAGGACAGTACTCGCTTGATAAGTATGGCGATGGAAGTAACAAAAAGCAATAATAATATCAATACACTTAAGGATAACATGAGCGATTTTGTAGATGTCATAAGTTTTAACTCCTATTTAGGTTGGTACAGAGGAACCAATGAATCTTGTAAATTGATGCAATGGGTTATTCCTTACAACAAACCAGTTATTATTAGTGAGTTTGGCGGGGAGGCTTTACAAGGATTGCATGGAGACAAAACGAAACGTTGGACAGAAGAATATCAGGAAGAATTATACATACAAAACACACAAATGTTTGATCGTATAGATGGATTGGCGGGTATTTCTCCGTGGATATTGGTTGATTTTAAATCGCCCAGACGTCAATTACCTAGAATCCAAGATTTCTTTAATCGTAAAGGGTTAATTTCCAGTTCGGGAATAAAAAAGAAAGCTTTTTATGTAATGAAAGATTGGTATAAAAAAAAGGAAATGGAATATAAATAG
- a CDS encoding glycoside hydrolase family 3 N-terminal domain-containing protein yields the protein MEQKIIKYIALTIAFAGQLSNAQQKDNIYKKGWIDFNKNGIMDVYENPKATLEKRVEDLISQMNVDEKTCQMATLYGYKRVLKDSLPTPNWKNEIWKDGIANIDEQLNGVGLLTSKGRNAVVSKNLIYPFSNHAEAINKTQRWFIEETRLGIPVDFTNEGIHGLNHTKATPLPAPIGIGSTWNKDLVLKAGQIVGREAKALGYTNVYAPILDLARDPRWGRVLETYGEDPFLVGALGTQMVKGIQSQGVASTLKHYAIYSMPKGGRDGNARTDPHVNPRELHEIHLYPFKKVIQNAQPMGVMSSYNDWNGEPITASHYFLTQLLRWEYGFKGYVVSDSEAVEFIYTKHQIAPTYQDGVRQVVEAGLNVRTHFTPPKDYILPLRNLVNEGKLSMKLIDERVAEVLRVKFRLGLFDTPYVADPKAADAIVGADKNKDFVLDIQKQSLVLLKNEGNLLPLDKTKIKKVLVTGPLAAEENYMVSRYGPQELKNTTVLDGIKEYLGKDVAVDYAKGCDAVDANFPESELINFPLTTTEKSDIDQAVQLAKQNDIIIVALGEDEKTTGESKSRTGLDLPGRQQQLLEALYATGKPVVLVLINGQPLTINWAQKFVPSILEAWFPSHLGGKAIADTLFGDYNPGGKLTVTFPKSMGQIELNFPYKLGSHNTQGNEGPNGFGKTSVNGALYPFGFGLSYTTFGYSDLKVTPTKLNSQAEIKVSVNVTNTGKRTGDEVVQLYISDKIASVVTYDSVLRGFERVTLQAGETKTVNFTLQPSDLMLLDKNMKWTVEHGDFEIKIGASSEDIKLKERITILP from the coding sequence ATGGAACAAAAAATAATAAAATATATAGCACTGACAATCGCGTTTGCAGGTCAATTGTCTAATGCGCAACAAAAAGATAATATCTATAAAAAAGGTTGGATAGATTTCAATAAAAATGGAATTATGGATGTCTATGAAAATCCAAAAGCGACTTTAGAAAAAAGAGTCGAGGATTTGATTTCCCAAATGAACGTGGACGAAAAAACCTGTCAAATGGCGACCTTGTATGGATATAAAAGGGTTTTAAAAGATTCGTTGCCAACACCAAATTGGAAAAATGAAATCTGGAAAGACGGAATTGCCAATATCGACGAACAATTAAACGGTGTTGGACTTTTGACATCGAAAGGTAGAAATGCAGTTGTTTCAAAAAATCTTATTTATCCATTCAGCAACCACGCCGAAGCTATCAACAAAACCCAACGTTGGTTTATCGAAGAAACGCGATTGGGCATCCCAGTAGATTTTACAAACGAAGGCATTCACGGTTTGAATCATACCAAAGCTACACCACTTCCGGCACCGATAGGAATTGGTTCCACCTGGAATAAAGATTTGGTTTTGAAAGCGGGCCAAATTGTGGGTCGTGAAGCAAAGGCTTTGGGTTATACCAATGTTTATGCACCAATTTTAGATTTGGCCAGAGATCCAAGATGGGGTCGTGTTTTAGAAACCTACGGAGAAGATCCTTTTTTAGTAGGGGCTTTGGGTACCCAAATGGTCAAAGGAATTCAAAGTCAAGGTGTAGCTTCCACATTAAAACATTATGCTATTTACAGCATGCCAAAAGGAGGTCGTGACGGAAATGCCAGAACCGATCCGCATGTTAATCCGCGTGAATTGCACGAAATACATCTTTATCCGTTCAAAAAAGTGATACAAAATGCACAACCTATGGGTGTGATGAGTAGTTACAACGATTGGAATGGAGAACCAATAACTGCAAGTCATTATTTCCTGACACAACTATTACGTTGGGAATATGGTTTCAAAGGCTATGTAGTGAGTGATAGTGAAGCGGTTGAATTTATTTATACCAAACACCAAATCGCTCCAACCTATCAAGATGGGGTACGACAAGTTGTTGAAGCGGGATTGAATGTTAGAACCCATTTCACCCCACCCAAAGATTATATTCTTCCTTTGCGAAATCTTGTCAATGAAGGAAAGTTGTCTATGAAACTTATAGATGAAAGAGTTGCCGAAGTCTTGAGAGTGAAATTCAGACTAGGACTCTTCGATACTCCTTATGTAGCAGATCCAAAAGCTGCCGATGCAATAGTTGGCGCCGATAAAAATAAAGACTTTGTATTGGACATCCAAAAACAATCTTTGGTTTTGCTTAAAAATGAGGGTAATTTATTGCCATTGGATAAAACTAAAATCAAAAAAGTATTAGTTACCGGTCCTCTAGCTGCCGAAGAAAATTATATGGTGAGCCGTTACGGACCTCAAGAGCTCAAAAATACAACCGTTCTTGACGGAATCAAAGAATATTTGGGTAAGGATGTTGCCGTAGATTATGCCAAAGGTTGTGATGCCGTTGATGCTAATTTTCCCGAAAGCGAACTGATAAATTTTCCTTTGACCACTACAGAAAAAAGTGATATTGATCAAGCCGTGCAATTGGCCAAACAAAATGACATCATTATTGTGGCTCTTGGCGAAGACGAAAAAACCACAGGCGAGAGTAAATCCAGAACTGGTCTTGATTTGCCAGGACGTCAACAACAATTATTGGAAGCCTTGTATGCTACTGGAAAACCAGTGGTTTTGGTACTAATAAACGGACAACCTTTGACCATTAATTGGGCGCAAAAATTCGTTCCTTCAATCTTGGAAGCTTGGTTTCCAAGTCATTTAGGAGGTAAAGCTATTGCCGACACATTATTTGGAGATTATAATCCGGGAGGAAAATTGACCGTTACCTTCCCAAAATCAATGGGGCAAATTGAATTAAATTTCCCTTACAAACTAGGTTCTCATAACACGCAAGGAAATGAAGGACCCAACGGTTTTGGAAAAACAAGTGTAAATGGTGCATTGTATCCATTTGGATTTGGATTGAGTTATACTACTTTTGGCTATTCCGATTTAAAAGTAACGCCTACTAAATTGAATTCCCAAGCTGAAATAAAAGTTTCAGTAAATGTTACCAATACCGGAAAACGCACTGGTGATGAGGTAGTACAATTGTACATCAGCGACAAGATTGCTAGTGTGGTAACTTATGATTCTGTATTGAGAGGATTCGAACGAGTGACGCTTCAAGCCGGAGAAACTAAAACAGTCAATTTCACATTACAGCCATCTGACTTGATGTTATTGGATAAAAATATGAAATGGACAGTAGAACATGGAGATTTTGAAATCAAGATTGGAGCATCTTCTGAAGATATAAAATTGAAAGAGCGCATTACGATTTTGCCTTAA
- a CDS encoding PQQ-dependent sugar dehydrogenase yields the protein MFKIRPFFMLFVIVTICNAQDKPSPLPIADEVVNYKIEQVASGIIIPWGMAMLPDGTLLVTEKSGTLFHVKNGVNTAVKNVPKVYKRGQGGLLDIALHPNYEKNGWIYISFSSEDVEGEGGNTKIIRAKLVDEGLTEIQELYKATPNTTGPNHFGSRIAFDNEGYLYFSIGERDKKFENPQDITRDGGKIYRLYDDGRIPADNPFVGKPGAKEAIFSYGHRNPQGLAKHPVTGAIWEHEHGPQGGDEINIIKKGANYGWPVITYGIDYDGKIISDITEKEGMEQPIHYWLPSIAPGGMVFVTSNRYPDWKGNLLVGAMKFKYLELLKLKDNKVIGRQKIATEIGRLRNVIQANDGYIYIAVEQKGIFKIIPN from the coding sequence ATGTTTAAAATTCGTCCTTTTTTTATGCTGTTTGTTATCGTTACTATCTGTAATGCTCAAGATAAGCCTAGCCCTTTACCTATTGCAGATGAAGTTGTAAATTACAAAATCGAGCAGGTCGCTTCTGGAATCATTATTCCGTGGGGAATGGCAATGTTACCTGATGGCACTTTATTGGTGACAGAAAAAAGCGGCACTCTTTTTCATGTCAAAAATGGTGTAAATACAGCAGTTAAAAATGTTCCGAAAGTCTACAAAAGAGGACAAGGAGGATTGTTGGATATTGCCTTGCATCCCAATTACGAAAAAAACGGTTGGATTTACATCAGCTTTTCATCAGAAGATGTTGAGGGAGAGGGAGGAAATACAAAGATAATCCGGGCAAAATTAGTTGACGAAGGTTTGACCGAAATTCAAGAATTATACAAAGCAACACCCAACACGACTGGTCCGAATCATTTTGGTTCGCGCATCGCCTTTGATAATGAGGGCTATCTTTATTTTAGTATTGGTGAAAGAGATAAAAAATTCGAAAATCCTCAAGATATAACCCGTGACGGAGGAAAAATATATCGTTTGTATGATGATGGTCGAATTCCGGCAGATAATCCATTTGTTGGTAAACCTGGAGCAAAAGAAGCTATTTTTTCTTATGGACATCGCAATCCGCAGGGATTGGCAAAACATCCTGTAACTGGTGCAATTTGGGAACACGAACACGGACCACAAGGTGGCGATGAAATCAATATTATTAAAAAAGGGGCCAATTATGGCTGGCCAGTAATCACTTACGGAATTGATTATGATGGCAAAATCATAAGTGACATCACTGAAAAAGAAGGCATGGAACAACCCATCCATTATTGGCTTCCATCAATTGCTCCAGGTGGGATGGTTTTTGTGACAAGTAATCGCTACCCTGATTGGAAGGGGAATTTGCTTGTGGGAGCTATGAAATTCAAATACCTGGAATTACTGAAATTGAAAGACAATAAAGTAATCGGCAGACAAAAAATAGCAACAGAAATAGGCCGATTGCGAAACGTAATCCAAGCTAATGACGGTTACATTTATATAGCTGTAGAACAAAAAGGAATCTTTAAAATTATACCTAATTAA
- a CDS encoding c-type cytochrome → MVLNKLYFLISPFLIGFLYVGISDSVSSRSIDNKYTAVVVPQEKSNLQKSITRGKEVYTDFCMQCHLATGKGDLVNFPPLDGSDWLVKKRKQSIHAVKYGQTGEVIVKGKKFNNIMPLLGLSDQEVADVLNFVMNSWSNKQKKMVTVEEVKAVAN, encoded by the coding sequence ATGGTTTTAAATAAATTATATTTTTTGATTAGCCCATTTTTAATCGGGTTTCTTTATGTAGGTATATCTGATTCGGTTTCAAGCCGAAGTATTGATAATAAATATACAGCAGTTGTAGTTCCCCAGGAAAAATCAAATTTACAAAAAAGCATCACTAGAGGCAAAGAGGTTTACACCGATTTCTGTATGCAATGTCATTTGGCAACAGGGAAAGGCGATTTGGTTAATTTCCCCCCACTTGACGGTTCAGATTGGCTTGTCAAAAAGCGAAAACAAAGCATTCATGCAGTCAAATATGGACAAACGGGAGAAGTCATTGTTAAAGGCAAAAAGTTCAACAACATAATGCCTCTATTAGGACTTTCAGATCAGGAAGTAGCCGATGTTTTAAATTTTGTTATGAATTCGTGGAGCAATAAGCAAAAGAAAATGGTAACAGTAGAAGAAGTTAAAGCTGTTGCTAATTAG
- a CDS encoding glycoside hydrolase family 2 protein, whose product MKNKLIVLSILSLFFLCGCSTTKKIVLSNQSLNGQWQITETASGEEIPKSFPSTIQVPSFIDLAQPAFPKLNFPKDSSRYFWYRKEFTVDHKNAERVELELRKVKYGAHVFVNGKKVGVQNICFSSIRMNIKEFLNKGNEKNELIIRIGTRENLPSTVISGADFEKKTFFPGIFDDVSLLLKNSPYIENVQIVPDIDKNQVRAYVEIKRNNTAPISINYQIVEHKTHKIVKSGNAKISNDLIANNTFELEIPFENFELWSPENPFLYELKLSSDADTETTRFGMRSFSVDNKNKQFLLNNKPYFMLGTNVATYRFFEDENRGYLPWDEAWVRKLFTQFKSMNWNSFRFHVGPAPDFWYDLADEMGLLIQDEYAVWYGKGGLSSLDKKITTDQLALEYEHWMRDRWNHPSIVIFDAQNETLSRITGPAIEKVRGLDHSNRPWDNGYTKPMRETDIIEAHPYLFYPYHLKDAKVPEEGIMKALLGKVRMPSNDPNEQDPSADGKRYENAVLLNEYGWLWLNRDGSPTTLSENVYKLVFKEAKTAEDHFVVYSQTMAALTEYWRAHKKVAGILHFAGLTYSRPHEPRGETSDCFKDLQSLEFNENFLKYVKPAFSKVAIMVDTSEKEYKVGQKLDLPIYIINDDSKTWKGNLKIALFSNETQIKDWNMSSEVLNNTVKIENTIIELPNTIGKYQLRVSLNYNGEEVTSYRNLNLK is encoded by the coding sequence ATGAAAAACAAATTAATTGTATTAAGTATTCTGTCTTTGTTTTTTTTGTGTGGCTGTTCAACCACCAAAAAAATAGTGCTAAGCAATCAATCCTTAAATGGTCAATGGCAGATAACTGAAACTGCTTCGGGCGAAGAAATTCCAAAATCATTTCCAAGTACAATTCAAGTTCCCTCTTTTATAGATTTGGCTCAACCCGCATTTCCAAAATTAAACTTCCCAAAAGATAGTTCTCGTTATTTTTGGTATCGTAAAGAGTTTACAGTTGACCATAAAAATGCAGAACGTGTTGAACTTGAATTGCGCAAAGTAAAATACGGCGCTCATGTATTTGTCAATGGCAAGAAAGTAGGAGTTCAAAATATTTGTTTTTCCTCTATTCGAATGAATATTAAAGAATTTTTAAATAAGGGTAATGAAAAAAACGAACTAATAATCAGAATTGGAACACGTGAAAATTTACCTAGCACTGTAATTAGTGGAGCAGATTTTGAAAAAAAGACCTTTTTTCCGGGTATATTTGATGATGTTAGTCTTTTGCTTAAAAACTCCCCGTATATCGAAAACGTACAAATTGTACCCGATATTGATAAGAATCAAGTGCGTGCTTATGTAGAAATAAAACGGAACAACACAGCGCCAATTAGCATCAACTATCAAATAGTTGAACATAAAACGCATAAAATTGTAAAAAGCGGAAATGCTAAAATTTCAAACGATTTGATAGCTAATAACACTTTCGAATTAGAAATCCCTTTCGAAAATTTTGAACTTTGGAGTCCCGAAAATCCATTTCTGTACGAATTAAAATTATCTTCAGATGCTGATACCGAAACCACAAGATTTGGTATGCGAAGTTTTTCTGTCGATAATAAAAACAAACAATTTTTACTGAATAACAAACCGTACTTTATGTTAGGGACCAATGTGGCCACCTACCGTTTTTTTGAAGATGAAAACAGAGGTTATTTGCCTTGGGACGAAGCCTGGGTTCGAAAATTATTTACACAATTCAAATCTATGAATTGGAATTCATTTCGTTTTCACGTTGGACCAGCGCCCGATTTTTGGTATGATTTGGCAGACGAAATGGGGTTGTTAATTCAAGACGAATACGCCGTATGGTACGGAAAAGGAGGGCTTTCGTCATTGGATAAAAAAATTACAACCGATCAACTTGCTCTTGAATACGAGCATTGGATGCGTGACCGTTGGAATCATCCATCCATTGTAATTTTTGATGCTCAAAATGAAACGCTTTCAAGAATTACGGGGCCAGCGATAGAAAAAGTACGAGGATTAGATCATTCGAACAGACCTTGGGATAATGGGTATACAAAGCCAATGCGTGAAACAGATATTATTGAGGCTCATCCATATCTTTTTTATCCCTACCATTTAAAAGATGCCAAAGTTCCCGAAGAAGGAATTATGAAAGCCCTTCTTGGAAAAGTCAGAATGCCCTCAAATGACCCGAACGAACAAGACCCTTCAGCAGATGGCAAACGATATGAAAATGCGGTTTTATTGAATGAATACGGTTGGTTATGGCTCAACAGGGATGGTAGTCCAACGACTCTTTCAGAAAATGTATATAAATTAGTATTCAAAGAAGCAAAAACCGCCGAGGATCATTTTGTGGTCTATTCCCAAACTATGGCAGCTTTAACCGAATATTGGAGAGCACATAAAAAAGTAGCAGGAATTTTGCATTTTGCCGGATTGACCTATTCAAGGCCTCATGAGCCAAGAGGCGAAACAAGTGACTGTTTTAAAGATTTACAAAGTCTCGAATTCAATGAAAATTTCTTGAAATATGTGAAGCCAGCCTTTAGCAAAGTGGCGATTATGGTAGATACTTCGGAGAAAGAATACAAAGTTGGACAAAAATTAGACCTTCCTATTTATATAATTAATGATGATTCTAAAACTTGGAAAGGGAATTTAAAAATTGCCTTATTTAGTAATGAAACACAAATCAAGGACTGGAATATGTCCTCAGAAGTGCTAAACAATACCGTTAAAATTGAAAACACAATTATAGAATTGCCCAATACTATTGGTAAATACCAGCTTCGAGTTAGCTTAAATTATAATGGTGAAGAAGTTACATCGTATCGTAATTTGAACCTCAAATGA
- a CDS encoding TonB-dependent receptor: MLKINSFFFVCILFFLCSHPILAQVKNDTIGLSELIVKSLPIQSSIQNSASSVSIITEKEIKQADGVILTPILNKIPGVYMQQGSLNTNKITIRGIGSRSQYSTTRIKAYFEEIPLTSAEGETTLEDIDLEAIGSIEIIKGPNSTSFGAGLGGVINVLATKTPNENAFVKTGTTLGSFELLKQTITAGYSDEKSNLYANYNLLQNEGYRSNSNYDRQSFNLFGKYQISKNGTLSLFAIGTKLKAYIPSSINETDYNTTPEIAAPTWEAAQGYESYDKALIGLGYQHLFSKNWALNTSVFSATKNGYEARPFDILEDKSSALGFRTKVNHTTSLFSFPTTFSMGIEYMSENYDYALYKNLYKSQPGQGSIQGDQFSAIDQKRSNSNVFVQMNMQLLKKLYLESGLSYNTTNYELNDVFNANITEEKSYTFGTIWSPRLGLSYQLSKGKNIFASISKGFSTPTVAETLTPEGQINTNLKPEIGINYELGFKGNFLNSKLYTELVFYKMFVENLLVARRIAEDQYMGINAGESSHQGIEFLVNYKWNPNTYLQMQPYCSGTINNFMFTEFVDKSNDFSGNELPAVPNVQWNSGFDLSTNFGLNFNANYGFFGKMPMNDPNSKYTKSYQLLDAKVAYTFTFLKKLKTEINTGMQNILNEKYSSSILPNAVAFGTALPRYYYPGNPRNFYGGITFTYLLK, from the coding sequence ATGTTAAAAATTAACTCCTTCTTTTTTGTTTGTATTTTGTTCTTTTTGTGTTCTCATCCTATTTTGGCACAGGTAAAAAATGACACAATTGGACTTTCGGAATTGATTGTAAAAAGTTTACCCATCCAAAGTTCCATTCAAAATTCGGCGTCCTCCGTTTCCATCATCACCGAAAAGGAAATCAAACAAGCCGATGGCGTCATTCTTACCCCAATTCTCAACAAAATCCCGGGGGTATATATGCAACAAGGTTCTTTGAATACCAACAAGATTACCATTAGAGGCATTGGTTCAAGATCACAATACAGTACTACTCGAATCAAAGCCTATTTTGAAGAAATTCCGCTGACTAGTGCCGAAGGAGAAACCACATTGGAAGACATCGATTTAGAAGCCATAGGAAGTATCGAAATAATAAAAGGTCCCAATTCAACCAGTTTTGGAGCCGGACTTGGTGGCGTAATTAATGTATTGGCAACTAAAACTCCCAATGAAAATGCATTTGTAAAAACCGGAACAACCTTAGGCAGTTTTGAGTTGTTAAAACAGACCATTACTGCCGGATATAGTGATGAAAAATCTAATCTTTACGCCAATTACAATCTGCTACAAAATGAAGGTTATCGGTCAAATAGCAATTATGATCGTCAGTCATTCAACTTGTTCGGAAAATATCAAATTTCTAAAAATGGTACTTTGTCCCTTTTTGCTATTGGCACAAAACTTAAAGCATATATTCCGAGTTCTATAAACGAAACAGACTACAACACTACTCCCGAAATAGCCGCTCCAACTTGGGAAGCTGCCCAAGGATACGAATCTTACGACAAAGCATTGATTGGATTGGGATACCAACATCTTTTTTCAAAAAATTGGGCTCTGAATACTAGTGTATTTTCTGCTACCAAAAACGGATATGAAGCACGCCCTTTTGATATTTTGGAAGACAAAAGTAGTGCTCTTGGCTTTCGAACCAAAGTCAATCATACAACTAGCCTATTTTCATTTCCTACCACTTTTAGTATGGGAATAGAATATATGTCTGAAAATTATGATTATGCTCTTTATAAAAATCTATACAAATCACAACCGGGGCAAGGAAGTATTCAAGGAGATCAATTTAGTGCAATCGACCAAAAAAGAAGCAACTCGAATGTATTTGTGCAAATGAATATGCAACTACTAAAAAAATTATATTTAGAATCTGGACTTTCCTATAATACTACTAATTATGAACTTAATGATGTTTTTAATGCCAATATTACGGAGGAAAAGAGTTATACTTTCGGCACTATTTGGTCGCCACGCTTGGGTCTTTCTTACCAATTATCGAAAGGGAAAAACATATTTGCCTCCATCAGCAAAGGTTTTTCGACCCCAACCGTTGCCGAAACATTAACACCCGAAGGACAAATCAACACCAATTTAAAACCAGAAATAGGCATTAATTATGAATTGGGTTTCAAAGGTAATTTTCTAAATTCCAAACTTTATACCGAGCTGGTATTTTACAAAATGTTTGTCGAAAACTTATTAGTAGCTCGCAGGATTGCAGAGGATCAATATATGGGAATAAATGCTGGCGAAAGTTCCCATCAAGGGATTGAATTTTTGGTGAATTACAAATGGAATCCAAATACATACCTCCAAATGCAGCCGTATTGTTCCGGAACAATAAATAATTTTATGTTTACCGAGTTTGTTGATAAAAGCAACGACTTTTCTGGAAACGAACTTCCCGCCGTACCCAATGTTCAATGGAATTCAGGGTTTGATTTGAGCACTAATTTTGGTTTGAACTTCAATGCCAATTATGGTTTCTTTGGTAAAATGCCTATGAATGATCCCAACTCAAAATACACCAAAAGTTACCAATTATTGGATGCAAAAGTGGCTTATACTTTTACATTCCTAAAAAAGTTAAAAACAGAAATAAATACTGGAATGCAAAACATCTTGAACGAAAAATATTCATCTAGTATTTTGCCTAATGCGGTTGCTTTTGGAACTGCTTTACCACGATATTACTATCCTGGAAACCCCAGAAATTTTTACGGGGGAATAACGTTTACTTACCTTTTAAAATAA